The genomic interval CGTCGGTAAGCACCATTTCAGATGGCTACTCACGGGCTTGAAACCAGCACGACATCGAAGGACACAGTGGGACAATTGGTTCGAGCCGTTAGTGCAGACTTGATGACCGTTTGGAATTCTCCGTTGAAGGGCCGGGCATTGATAggctggaaaataaaatgcttTCGTCTTAGAGTTTGAAGATGGACATTGTGCAATAATCGTACGTAGTTCTATCGACTATCGTGCATACCTAAAAAACCGTTTATATTCAAACTTGTATCATTGTATATTCATTTACAAGTTATCAAATGTAACGTGGCAAACGAGCTGTAGCTTTAAAATTGGACACCAAGAAAATGTGACGGCAAGGAAACAAGGTTCTACTTGCATAGTTCCTGCCATTACCCACCCACGCAGGAGACTTGTGTAGGCGGTTCCCACGTCAGTCGGTTCCCATCACAAGTGATGCTGCCGTTTCCTCGTAATCGGTAACCTTGGTTGCAGCTGTACGTACAAACCGAACCAATAAACTTGTTGTCGGTGCACCTCACTTCTCCGTGATGAAGATACGCCAAGGCAGGACATGATACTGTGTGATAAGCGATGAATTATTCAACCAAGCTACAAATTGTTCtgacatatatatagtggagAACAGCTTCAAAGAATATCGATCAATTGGCAAGCACTTATATTGACGTTGCAGAAAAACCAGTTGAGCTATGGTTTATTTTGATAACGACGCATATATGTGCCGGTGATTAAGATTTGCTTTAAGGTATAGGAAGCTAGAAAGGAAACCGATGCGATATGTTAATATTATCTTTACGAATGTGTTGTAACATTAAGACGCCGACAGAGAATTATTAAACGAGGTtgttttcaatacaaacatttgcTGATGTGTATAAGATTATAGAACAGCACCTTCGCATGTAGTTGAAAGGGAAGGGGTCCATGCTCTTAACAGGGTATTTCCTGAGCAAGTACTTTCCTCTGCACCCCTCGGCGAATAACCTTCATTACAGTATACGGTGCATCTCGAACCCAGAAAATTATCGTCAGTACAGTTCACTAATCCGTACGGGAAGACGGGtagtaatggcggacacgtgACTGCAAAGGAAAttgaaagtattttaaaatcgaAGTACGAATACTAtgggatggggtaagatgggacacatgttcattctcttttctcgtcccatttggtagtaaacaaagaatgttaacagaattatataaccgtagccagGACTTCAAAAGAGcgttaataattgttaaaaacacgatgaggAAATATGTGATTTAGGTGCTATACCCagatcccatcttaccccacagtagtacATACCggtcaattttaaatatatttttttgcaatgttAAACCGAGGTGAACTTTCCTGACCATAAAATCTGCCCCGGGGACGCTTTGCACGaaaaggtatttaaaaaattgtttttgcatTACCAagaaaacacaacaaaatctCAAAAATTTTGCGGTAAAAATATGATGTTCATTTTTAAGGCGCGTTCGGCCTCAGTCGGATGATATGGTGCTTATTATGGTTTGAGGCTGGGAAGAGATTATAGAATTAAGTGGCGTGATATGGCTTACCATTATATAAAGATTTTGTATAGTTATTAAACATTGCCTCGAATAaagatttgatttttttttgaaaatgctAGTTTTTTGTgatgtatagtggggtggagaaagacgggacatattttctcgtcacatttggtagtaaacaaagaacattcaaagaattataaaaccgtatcctcacaacttccatagaccttcggtaattgtttaaaacacgatcaggatgtttgtacattatgtgctaaaggtgtcctatcttaccccacagtaccactATTACGGCTTTACAACAAAGTTGCATGATCACAACCAGACGCATGGCCCACTTAATACATTATCGAGTAGGACATGCCATACATTATGAATATGAAGCCATTATCCTGCACAAACCTCTGCATTGTATACCATCCAGATTGCCAGCGATCACAAATCTTTTCGATTCTATCATCCCGTTTTCTCGATAAACGTTAGATCGTGGGTAGGGGCTGTATCCGAATGAACAAGACAACAAAATCCCCACAACTAGATCGCTTTGCGTAAGATAAGCGAGTCCTCTGTTCTGATGATGAAAAGTCATGGTATTTAGTTCGCTTTCAATTCGACCCAGAGTGAACATTATTGGCTAATTGGTCACATTGGTGGTTTCTTAAATGTGTAGGAATGACGCTACGTGTTTTAGGCCTAGTAATTGAGCGATAATTGTTCGAAAATCGCGGTGTCTAGAATTCAATCTGTCAACCATATACTCAAACACGGTACTTCATTTTAAAGCTTTAATTAAGGATTATCGATAAATTAAGGAGCGGCGTCTCTTTACAGAACGCTGAGAACAGCAATCCATTGTAAAGACCCAACTTTACAATGCACATATATAGTCACTTTACAAGTTTGGACaggtgttatatatatatagaatgtGAATAAGTAAACTTGCTATACAAGTAGTCGTCCCTTCTCGGCGAAGCACACACGACAGGTCAGAGACAgggttgttaaaataatgtcCGTCGGTTTCTAAATATAGATTACGGCGGAATAGATGCGTGCCGAGTTGCACTGCGTCAGACAGTAACACGCaactattacgtcataatacgagAGTAGTGAGCGAAAgcgtgaaaataaaataaataaaacatttgaagTTAATGCTTATATCCGCTCTATGTGGTCTATACATAGACATATCCGCGGCAAAATGCGTCacttacaataaaaataaattaaatttattgcgTTTATGAGGGTACGACGGGTGCAACTTATGTTAAGTTTACTTTTACAGTAACGATAGCCAAATTGTAATTAAATCTTGTTTCATTCGCGTTAATTATGGTTACAACCAATACAGTCATCCATttcgttttgtgttttttattttacgagttttgtaattttttactcAATGGGTTTCGGCTGCAGAGTTTTATATCTTATTCCGAGTTTGCATAGTCACGCTTACCCAGCCGTTGATCACGTCGCTTCGTCCACGCAAGAACCCAGCTGTGTAGTAGGCGTTCATCGTCGTCCATAGTTGACCACGTGACTTGATACACAGTATTGTGACGTAGCCGCCGTTGGTCTGACGTACGAACACGTTTGACATCAAACACTGAAGCGGGAATTGGCTgtctgtattttaaattggttTAGTATTCATCTTTGTTTAGAAAATCCTGTTTATAACAGATACACGATAATTAAgtgaacatatatatagtagggtgggggagatgatACACTTTTCATTTTAGTTTCTTATTTGATttagtataaacaaaaaacattcaaacagcgtagtttttttttatataaaccgtatccccatGACTTCcatgctaaaagtgtcccgtctttccccacccccaCTTTTAGCACGGAAgtcatcctcacgactaccaaaagtatttttaatcttgtttAAGCGAATAGGAGACGTAAATATGACTTATTAATTACAATAATCAAGAttcgtttaaaaatataaaattccaagttttttttaacaaaagtcttatctgtaaaataaatcagtTCATATCTGCAGTTGCTGATCGTCGAAATTAATGTTTATACTTCGCTAATGACCGCTTACACGTCAAGCAACACCGACTTGCAAATGCCGCAAATCTAATAAACGTTGATTATCTTGGCATTTGAGGCATTCGTCACTTGTGTGGGCAATACTCGTGTGGTACATCAACTCAAACTGGGCGCGTGGCCGCCATTGAAAATTGTTGTGATTATTTGCTTAATTGCCGCGTTCGAACGGATGGCGTTCGCGCAGTTAAAAACTCCGGGCGAGTCGCAATTTACGCTATTAGAAAATCATACGGTTAACGGGTGTCAAAATAATTCCCATAAACTCGAAAGGCGAGGCGGTCACTACCAGGCCCTTCTATTGATTAAAGTAATATGACGACagcaattttataaaaaaaagtcgGGCTTCCAGTTTTTCAACAAACCGACTTGGCAGGGTATAACAATATACGTAATATTTTGCACTACACCGCAGGTACAACTCAAATTGCAAGGCGTAATATCGGCGGCATTAACGCCTATCACCACACCCCTTTTACGTATAGAATGGCGAGAGCACCAGATTGAAATAACGAGGTATCGCGCCTAACCATGCCACAAATAGATTTAAAGCGGCAGGAAAATTGCCGAAATGTTGTTCTCTCCATAAAGTAAAGACATAATAGCCTTTTCCGAATAGCCTTTTAATATTACGGTAACAGTAGATGGAAAATATCATTGTAGCAATCATGTATTTAGCCAAAATACTGtcctttattaaaatatatgacgtCTACTGAACAGGTGTTATAGACAACATTTATGCTCGTTATCAAGAACGTAGGCGTCGTAATCGCAAAgcaattaagtttaaatttcgGAAAACCGTTTCCCCGAGGTTATTGAGTAACCGTTGGGTTCTATAATTTCCTTACTTACCTATTGGTGGTAGAACACTCTGTTGCGTCATAAGGCGGCCATACGGATGGTTTATTGAATTAGCAGCTGCTCGAAGACCATTAGCTGTGATGTTAACACCAAAAGTGATGGCCCAAAGCTGAACCAAAACTAGcagaaaacttaaacaaacattcataATTCTTTCCCTCTAGCTCTAACCATTCGCTGATGAAGTACTGACTTGTAATCTGTGATATATTTGATGTAATGCGTTACCATTGCACGTTTAACTTATTGACCTTTCACAATTATAAGTTCATGTCGATTAAACGATGGCAGTCGCCGTGATCATTGCaatattaacaataaatgACGTAAAAGACTTCTGGTTTTTCATACTCAGTATAATGTGCGAAATTTATAAGCTCCCAACAACTtctaagtatttttaaaactccTAAAATTTTCTAACAACACATAAGAATCAGGTAGCTTATGTTGAAGTCTAAAAAACTCTAACATAAGCTATCTGCGATCGTGTATGACCTATAATGGCTTCTGTTATGCTAAGATCAGCATTGTACTACTCTTCTTATATATCCTAGTTACCAAATGTGAATCGCTTCGAGAAAAAGGGAGCTCTTTTTCCCCCAAGTACCGTCGTGGTTGATATTGCTCGAGGCATCCATCGTGCGTTGTTACAATGTATTACTTCGAATTCACAGCGTACACAACATTCGGATATCCGGGGGAGCATGCGTACGAACGTATATACGGAATATGAAATGCGGCTTTGCTTTAATTAGTACTATAAACttggcaatttaaaaaaaacattgcaatacgtatttaaatatttattgccTCGCAGAACAGTCAACAGAGTTTacgtaacaaaaataaagtaatgcATTTCTTGCACGCACAAAACGTATCAAGAATActctgtatattttatatatttgtgccatttttttatattgatatATCACTTTTATGTTCTATGCATGTGCTTAGATTTCAGTTTGGCGCGCCGATTCGTAATGAccatttacattttacaaacaaTCGTCGAGAACATGCAGATCTTCCACGTCTGGCTGACGCATAAGACCAAGCGGATAACACGATTTTACCGCATGTCGGAGCCATTCGTCAGGtataaatagaaatagcaTTTACGAAACTTAAAGTTTACAAACGAGACCAGTCGATCTGTAAGATCCTGTCATGTACCACTGTGTATGGCCTCATATGTACATTGTGGTTTTGTAATACCTAAATACGGTCTGGTTATTACTATGTGTTTCGTGATGACTGTATAGCAACCGTTCTACAGTTAGCTAAGGAATCGAGACAAAACCAATCACGATTTGATACCGTACTCCGAATAGACCATGcacattataaaaagtttccAAGAATACCTCGGAATTCTGTATAACTAGATCACCTTCGTTATCGACTTCGCAGAatatcaaactttttaaataggGCTGTTACAACATACGTATATCTGGCGTAAACCTACTATCTTTGGGCCGCTCACGTAACAGGTGTAGACACACAACACAAACCAAATTCCGAGATATTATCAACAAATAGTGGTCAGCTCACGGGCGTCGTAGCTCGACAATAACAAAAATCTTCTTCGCTCTATTACGTTCTACGTGCAAAGAAATAGCAAATCGTGCGACGGCGACGTTTTGAGTTGTACAATCCTGGTCGCGCATGTGTCAGATCGGTTTGTTAGGTCATCAGACATATCTTTATATGGAAATAATCGTACAGACGCGCTACAAATGTTTTGTGTAGCAGAAAACGAACGTTACTGTTTAGATGAGCACGCACCACCTATTTATCTTGCTTCCAGGAACACGtcttctatgacgtaacaaacatcaTGGCATTCGTCATCCTGATTAGGAAAACAGTCTTTTGTTGACTCAGCTTAGTCGGTTACCTTAACAGCTGATAAAAACCTTGTCATGCTATATGAATCTATCAGAGGACCGTATCAGGTTATAGACATTCgttattttagataaaaatgtCCGCTAAACTACGACTTGACTCCTGTTTCATTATAATTGTATGAATTCTGCTGTTTTTCccaattaacaaaattatctGAAcgtgtacagtagggtgggggaagacgatacaccttttagcacataatatacaaaatatcctgatcgtgttttaaacgattaacaacagtctatgaaagtcgggaggatacggttttaaaattctttgaatgttttttgtttactgccaaatggaacgagaaatttaatgaaattgtGTCCCAACTCCCCCCCTGTATAATTCGCCCTGAAACAATAGTTGTATCGACCAAAGAGATTTAAGCAAGGAGTCTAGTTTTAATCTCTCTGGGGGCAGAATcttgaattttaattaaagtacGAACTTGCGTTTCCTGCGCATTAGATACTCTGAGTAAATATAGCACTATCGATTTATACAACTATTCTTTTTACTATAGTATTAAGTGTGGTGCTATTTCTATTTCCATCTGTTTCATATGTAACTATGATCTATATATTACTATAAcgaccaataaaaaaaacaaatactttaTAATGTCCCAAATCGCCAGCACAGATGTATTCcgttgtttatataaatatatatacgatAAACAACAATGAAAGCGACACCAGAATCTATCAGCCTATGCCTTGCAGTAAGCTTCCTTAAAATCCTTTATCAATTTTTCTTTCATTGGAGCTTCGACGAAAGAAGAACGAAGGGCGTTTAAATTCTGACAAAAGACGGACGTTTTATTACAGCATAAATTATTACTAATACTCCTAAAATAAGAAATCACGAACTCCAAGTAAAAAATCGTAGACGGTTCAGATATAGTAGAATggagaaagacgggacacctttaagccaaatatttaaaaatcctgactacgttttaaacaattaacatctatgggttttataattctatggGTTCCCgtataaaatacagttttataattctttgaatgtttttttggttactaccaattgggacaagaaaatatactaaaaagtgtcccatttccccatCAAACTAAATAGgaataatttttagttttgcaaTGAGTTATCCATTGTGGAACCGAGCTTTAATTGGGCTACTTACAAAACGTGTTCAATAGGTACACTAATATAACTTGTCTTTAGCTTATATTGTTTTCTATATTTAGCTTATATTAACATAatcaaataaacattatattaacgTATTTAAAGTGTGAACAATTTCACACTAATATTAACACGTTGTGATTGTAAACCGTGTGTTTCGGATATGACCGTCTAATCTCGTATTTCCGTTATGGATATTATGATGCAGTTTATACGCACACATGCGCTATTCAAAGCAATGAAAGGCACGAAGACATCAAAAACACGATATTGTTTTGCCACTTGACATTTGGAATGCAAAATTAATTTTCCTTAATGCACGCTGGTAATTTATAACGCAAGTACGTGTTAAATGACCTTACCAATTCCTTTATTTGCTCCTCGGTGAAGCGGAACATGCGTGACGCCACGTCATAATCGTGCAGGATATCCGCGTCGTGGAATCCAGGGTTATCGGTATTCAATGAGAAGTTTACGCCGTCATTTAGGAAGCTGCATGTGAAACCACAATGAATAATGGCCACCACGTCCGAGACAGACATTGAACAACACGCATTGCGGGATTTTCAAACGATTCGTCATAGAATATGTTATATCCACTTTCTCATTGACGGATTGCGCTATTACCTTATCGCAGGATGCGCTGTCATGTCTTCAGGTACAGACGCGGTCAGGTTGCTGGAAATCGGACAAACCTCGAGATGGATCTGctttttgatgacgtcatcatataCCGCTTTGTCATTGATGGTCTTGTAACCGTGCCCTATCCTGGTGGCGTGAAGCTTATGTACAGCCTGTAATACAAAACCAAATAAGCTGCTTGATTTTCCTGATTTCCTAACGTTCACACAACCTCGTGCACTTGGTTTGGTCCGCCCTTCTCTCCAGCATGAACCGTTATGTCAATACTGTGCTCTTtacaaaactgaaaaataGGTAGGAACTTAAACAACCTAACTCAATAAAATCAACACACCGTTTACATCGAATGCTGCTTTGTGATCGTCGAATGTTGAATCGGCTTCGATTCCTGCCCCGGCAATGTCCAGCGCCACAACACCACGCAATGCGAACTCTTTGCACATATGGGCAAGCTCCATGGACCAGTCTGGCAATTACATTAAACGGCGTGTcagtaacatatatagtaggtagaagaagatgggacacttttagcacaaaatatataaatatcctgaccgtgttttaaacaattaacaccggtctatgggagtcgggaggatacagttttataattctttgaatgctctttgtttactaccagatggtacaggaaaatagaatagaatgtgtcccatcttagtagggtgggagaagacgggacacatttaccACATAAGATCCCAATattcggatcgtgttttacacaattaacaacggtctaaggaaGTCCTAacgatacagttttataactctttgattgttctttgctttctaccaaatgggacgagaaaatagaatgaaaatgtgtaccctcttgccccaccctattataacaCAGTTTGTATTGcctatttaaattcaaatactGTACTTACCAGGTAAATCTAATAAAGCACACAAGATAAATCGTACAACAACAGGGAATCGAGATCTTGCTTCTTCAGCAGCCGTACACACTGCTTCTACTACGCCACGGGGTGTAAGAGTACCTctgaaaaagatttttttgaattgGAAAACAGAACTATGCTGATATACAAAGATAAGAATTTACTATGTGTATTACATCATTAAAATTAATCAAGAAAATTTCAAAAGCAGGTCGCACCTcttttcgtaaaaaaaatgattgagTGCATATATGGTATATACGGTGCGTGGaggcgggacaccttcagcacataataacaATCAAGTTTAAACCCAATAGATTACAGCAAGGAAACTGATTTTAATCTCTCCGAGTCCACAGTCCAAACGCTTACGCGGTTTTAGCGTTTAGCCGgggtgttacgtcacaatcagccAACAGGTGCGGGCAGAAACGAAATTCGATGTAAGAAATTCCTTGCTGGTGCTTGTCCTCGATTGCCTCCATTGTCAATCTTTTGATCGCTTCTCGGCTGCCGCTGCCACGTACATATAtagtttgttaaacttttCACCATATAGGTTAATAACAGCACGACAGTTAggcttttttaaatgattgtcaggtttaaataagtttttttttacttagttATGatactgttattttttatttttacctagTGTGATACCTTGATACCTATAAATTAAAAGAGAATTCGGATTCTAATCACATCGCCAGCAGAAATGTCAATAATGGCaagaaacaatttataaatgtacGTCGAGTATCGATTTACTATATGATAGGCGCCTATTAATTATTCTTGTATGTGTAGTTACgtaaatatatcatttttCTTACGCAAATACGGGTGTTGTGACCATAAAATGGGCAAGATATTCATCGAGGCTGGCAGTTCGTTGCAGTTTACATACGAGCGACCTTAGTTCATTCACATCGTATGACGGCAATTCGACCCCACGTTCTCTGACATATAGGTAAATGATTGTGATTATAATTTGCTATAGCGTGGCCTAATCATAAGTTTATACTATACAGTGTATAGCAGTGTTTCTTAAaatggggtaaatttacccctggGGGTAAGTCCTTCGTATTAGGATGGTATAGTCATTAATCCAAAACCACATAAGTTGATGGAATTGTAAAAAGtgtgccaattgtagtactttaGTACCAGACATTGAACAGCTTTGTTAAAAAGGTAAAGCATACAAGAAAGTTTAAGAAACACTGGTGCATAGTACACACGGACGTCACtacaataacaatatttatcttAAAACGGTTTATTCGAGGCACATTCAACATAAACACTTACCTTGCCAGTTCAATACATGTCGATAGTCGAAAGCAACCGTCTAAGTGGCAGTGCAGTTCCGCCtatgtaaaaatgaaaccgGTTACAGCATTGTACATCTTACGTCATCGAGGGAAGACCCAAAGGTAAACAAAGTTCAAATTTGCGGGACATTGGTAGGCGAGACGTTTGGTGTAACTACAGTTCAGTAACCCGAGTGtacaaacagtaaaaaataccAATGTACCATAAAATGCTTTGTCATCGAGCTCATTCTACTATGCACACAATAAATTTGGATGATTTGCTTTGTTAGGACCCACTTGAGCAGTCTAGTGTTATTATATACCCTCGCCTGCAGTGAAAAGTAGGAACTGCAATTCGTGCCGGTATTGCAAATTTCCGACAAAAAGTCGACATTCTTTAGTAGGTGAAGCGACACAGCAGGTTGCAGAATAAACATTGTACCGTTTTTCTCTTTCACGCGACCAAAATGTtatgattattattatgtacTGTTACTATACACGTATTTTCGCACTTTCCCAATCCTCGTTACCGTTAccgaagaaacaaaataaatttcattcattcattcaaaccaGCCTTTAAGTATCAAATATTATCACACTTACACAATCGAACAAACACAAACACGTCTTTACCTGTATGCTAATTGGGCTAAAGATATATACCAATATAGAACTACGTTAAACATAATCTTACACACCTTTGGAAAATCGAATGGCATTGCGAAGTTCCAACCCTCTTGAAGCAACTAAACGCTTACACACGCAGTGTACCTTTGTGACGTACCATTAACCTGCGGGTTACGCCGGTGAAGAGAGCGAGaggaaaaaaacacaaaatcaaaaaagaaaCGCGTTCATGAAAATTTGCGTTTTCGCAAGCGCTGGTATACGGAATAAGTCTAATTTTTATGTCGCAAAATTTTATAGGTCTGATATATGCTGTGAACGCCACAGCTGTGACGACATccattcattatttaaaaggCGTGAAAGGACGCAGAAACCTGCTATTTAATGAAGCCACATTCTTTGGaacttgtattatatataaacccTGTTAAAATAGGTAACTTCTGATGTttggtagttttttttttgtatcttttttCGTGGATAAAggattttgtatattttagaCAATTTAGAGACTGTTAACTCGACGGTTGCCAAAccgtaaaattaaaacaccaaAACAGGAAACGATATTCGATACAGAACAGTCTGAGCTGAACGCTAGACTAGGCATTTAGTTTCGAAGGTTGctaaatatacaatacaacCAGTCGCTTAAGttaagtactgtggggtaagatgagacacctttaacacataatatcctgattgtgatttaaacaattaacaacggtctatggaagttgtgaatATACAGAAATTGGAATTTtattggtttactaccaaatgggaagagtaGTGAATGAAGTCCACAACTTTTTActaattcgaaaacacacagggtgAGACGGGACATTTAAAAACCTTGTAAATCTTCCTgggaatacacgtaaataccGCGATATAAAAGGCTTTGAAAATCCAGTTAAAAGTGTCGTTCCCCAAGGCTAAACAGTTTTAACACGTTACTTACATTTGCTTTATACCCGGAGCAACAGAATACACAAAtcaacagttttattttttattttaatgcatttgAACTTGACGAGAATATACCATTATTATAGCGCAAATAAAAGTTCTTCAGGAATTGATTGCCTtctgaaaaatgaaaacaggattaaaataccttcatataatttgtggctggcgttggtggaaagccactacggcacgacaagcccccagccaatggtagtgggtttctacttaggtgagaaacccttgcgggatgttattgtccacgcaggttaaaaAGAccctatagaaaaaaatattacaacgaACAACGacaaacagacaaaaataatacaacgaggtgcaaataaaaaaagggagaaataatatgaaatacaCACAACAGCTCATCCATATCAAAAAATAGGACgattacaaaaaattaattaacgtggacataatcattgaaacatctttaaagaaaatatggttcaaatctTGAAGGATAATCAGATGCAGTGTACAAATTATTATACATCCAATCACAAAGAGTCAAAGCCAATAACGGCCCTGCATGTTCGAATCACCTGACaagtcgccatgttggtaccgcgatactctcgtcgtatcttcacgcAGTATAATATCGTTCGGATGTTAAGCACCGCTTCGACCGTTATGAAACTGCgtcaggttgttacgaaccgcactAATAGTGATCTAAATATTCGAGCGTAGCATCACAGTATACCAGTATAGTGACCTAAATGAGtgagcgtagcatcactggcggcgacgtct from Ciona intestinalis chromosome 2, KH, whole genome shotgun sequence carries:
- the LOC100184870 gene encoding adenosine deaminase-like produces the protein MPFDFPKAELHCHLDGCFRLSTCIELARERGVELPSYDVNELRSLVCKLQRTASLDEYLAHFMVTTPVFAGSREAIKRLTMEAIEDKHQQGISYIEFRFCPHLLADCDVTPRLNAKTAGTLTPRGVVEAVCTAAEEARSRFPVVVRFILCALLDLPDWSMELAHMCKEFALRGVVALDIAGAGIEADSTFDDHKAAFDFCKEHSIDITVHAGEKGGPNQVHEAVHKLHATRIGHGYKTINDKAVYDDVIKKQIHLEVCPISSNLTASVPEDMTAHPAISFLNDGVNFSLNTDNPGFHDADILHDYDVASRMFRFTEEQIKELNLNALRSSFVEAPMKEKLIKDFKEAYCKA